Proteins encoded by one window of Salvia splendens isolate huo1 chromosome 7, SspV2, whole genome shotgun sequence:
- the LOC121741388 gene encoding probable aspartyl protease At4g16563, translated as MSSCIVFIFFSLFLSASASPIPISLFTTLPHTDQPLQRLTQLASAAVARAGHLKNGKNSPPSTTPLFPFNGAYTVSLSFGTPPQSIPMIIDTGSSFSWFPCTKRYVCRNCSSSPISSFLPKQSSSARFLGCMNPKCGWLHKPFDPNSSCQDCQLSSKANCTQICPPYILLYGLGSTGGVAMVETLTMPHGKIEDFLVGCSLFSSSQPAGVVGFGRGVSSLPSQLGLKKFSCCHVSHKFDNSPKSSFLVMDSDSDSGAKTAELSYTPLLKNPARDDEGSAVADYYYVGLRRIVVGGRKVEVSYRDLVPDSGGNGGTIVDSGSTFVYMNKAIFEVVYGAFSEQVKGYKRAAEVEGATGLRPCYNITGQKDLKMPEMELHFKGGAEMVLPLENYFFVVDDGERSVMCLTVVTDDTLLGPDLVGGPSVILGNFLMQNFHVEYDLRNERFGFRQQSCS; from the coding sequence ATGTCTTCTTGCATTGTGttcatcttcttctctctctttctctcagccTCTGCATCCCCCATTCCCATTTCCCTCTTCACCACTCTCCCACACACTGATCAGCCGCTGCAGAGGCTGACTCAGCTAGCTTCGGCCGCGGTGGCCCGAGCCGGCCACCTCAAGAATGGCAAGAACTCACCCCCCTCCACCACCCCTCTCTTCCCCTTCAACGGAGCTTACACCGTCTCCCTCAGCTTCGGCACCCCTCCTCAGTCGATACCGATGATCATCGACACCGGCAGCAGCTTCTCCTGGTTCCCCTGCACCAAGAGATATGTCTGCAGAAACTGCTCATCATCACCCATCTCTTCCTTCCTCCCGAAGCAGTCATCCTCAGCTAGGTTTCTAGGATGTATGAATCCCAAATGTGGCTGGCTTCACAAGCCGTTTGACCCGAACTCCAGCTGCCAGGACTGCCAGCTGTCGTCGAAGGCGAACTGCACACAGATATGCCCGCCGTACATCCTTCTCTACGGTTTAGGCTCCACCGGTGGCGTAGCCATGGTAGAGACCCTCACCATGCCCCACGGGAAAATCGAGGATTTTCTCGTGGGCTGCTCTCTGTTTTCGTCCAGCCAGCCCGCGGGCGTGGTCGGGTTCGGGAGGGGCGTTTCATCCCTCCCGAGCCAGCTCGGCCTCAAGAAGTTCTCGTGCTGCCACGTCTCTCACAAGTTCGATAACAGTCCTAAGAGCAGCTTCCTTGTGATGGATTCGGATTCGGATTCGGGCGCGAAGACGGCCGAGCTCAGCTACACGCCGCTGCTGAAGAATCCGGCGCGGGACGACGAGGGTAGCGCGGTCGCGGATTACTACTATGTCGGGTTGAGGAGGATCGTAGTTGGAGGGAGGAAGGTCGAGGTTTCGTACCGGGACCTCGTCCCGGATTCGGGTGGCAACGGTGGGACTATAGTCGATTCAGGGTCGACGTTTGTGTACATGAACAAGGCCATATTTGAGGTCGTGTACGGCGCGTTCTCCGAGCAGGTGAAGGGGTACAAGAGGGCGGCCGAGGTGGAGGGCGCGACGGGGCTGAGGCCGTGCTACAACATCACGGGGCAAAAGGATTTGAAGATGCCTGAAATGGAGCTGCATTTCAAGGGTGGGGCAGAGATGGTGTTGCCACTGGAGAATTACTTCTTTGTGGTGGATGATGGGGAGAGGTCTGTCATGTGCCTGACCGTGGTCACCGACGACACATTGCTCGGGCCGGATCTCGTGGGCGGGCCCTCTGTGATCCTAGGAAACTTCTTGATGCAGAACTTTCATGTTGAGTATGACCTGAGGAATGAGAGGTTTGGGTTCAGACAGCAGTCTTGCTCATGA
- the LOC121741389 gene encoding nuclear speckle splicing regulatory protein 1-like: MSKYGLQLRVKPQQKPPARPPPPKVLGFDDDDDDDNVERDILRQAYKKKTHKDVEEQHKKVLEEDPLAFDYDGVYDQMKEKQVRPKVEDRQDRKPRYIQGLIDKAKQREREHEIIYERKLAKERSQDEHLYADKDKFVTSAYKKKLAEQAKWIEEERLRELREQKEDVTTKADLSDFYFNLSKNVAFGSEDADKGKSKKHPDEKAVQPTRQVSPATAGTSLDSSRMAKTHQDEIAAHHSPKDKPHSSIRDQVADEQPARNLPRPDSQKRSEDVASAAGDLPGPDNNKGSEEAAPVAKDHHKRSEDALAAAKERFLARKKAKTQTTL; the protein is encoded by the exons ATGTCAAAGTACGGCTTGCAACTTAGAGTTAAGCCACAGCAGAAACCGCCAGCGAGGCCCCCGCCTCCAAAGGTGCTCGGCTTTGATGACGACGATGACGATGATAATGTTGAGAGGGACATTTTGCGTCAAGCCTACAAGAAAAAAACTCACAAAGAT GTTGAAGAGCAGCATAAGAAGGTTCTTGAAGAAGACCCTTTGGCGTTTGACTATGATGGCGTATATGATCAAATGAAGGAAAAGCAAGTTCGTCCCAAAGTGGAAGATCGACAAGATAGAAAG CCAAGATATATTCAAGGACTGATAGACAAGGCAAAACAACGAGAGAGAGAACATGAGATAATATATGAGAGAAAACTTGCCAAAGAGAGAAGCCAAGATGAACATCTCTATGCAGATAAAGATAAGTTTGTTACTAGTGCTTACAAGAAGAAGCTAGCAGAGCAAGCCAAGTGGATAGAGGAAGAGCGGCTTCGTGAGTTGCGTGAGCAGAAGGAAGAT GTTACCACGAAGGCTGACCTCAGTGATTTTTATTTCAACCTATCCAAAAACGTAGCATTTGGTTCTGAAGATGCCGACAAGGGGAAATCTAAGAAGCATCCCGATGAAAAGGCGGTTCAGCCAACACGTCAGGTCTCTCCTGCGACAGCTGGTACTAGTTTGGATTCTTCAAGGATGGCGAAGACTCATCAGGATGAGATTGCCGCGCATCATTCTCCCAAGGACAAGCCTCATTCTTCCATTCGAGATCAGGTTGCAGATGAACAACCAGCTCGTAACCTACCAAGACCCGACAGTCAGAAAAGAAGTGAGGATGTGGCATCTGCTGCAGGAGACCTACCGGGACCCGACAATAATAAAGGAAGCGAGGAAGCAGCACCTGTGGCAAAAGACCATCACAAGAGAAGCGAGGATGCACTGGCTGCAGCAAAGGAGCGATTTTTGGCTAGAAAGAAAGCGAAAACACAAACGACTTTGTGA